The sequence TTGTTGCGCAGCGCCTGCTGCAACGGGTCGGTGACGTGCTCCTGCCCGATGACCTCGGCGAAGGTCTCCGGACGGTAGCGGCGATACAGAGCGAGTGACACGCCTCCGAGACTAGCCGGGCCCACCGACACCGCGCCCCACCCCGCGCCCCACCACGGGTCCACCTCGGGTCTCACCCGGGTCCGACTGCGGTCCTGCCGCGGTCCGGCCGAGGTCCCGCCGCCTCGACACCGCCCCACCGGACCCGAAAATCCCCCCGGGCATGCGAAGACCCCCCACGCACCCGCCAGAGCCCACTTACCCTTGCTGCCTTCCGGCCCTGGGGGAGTTCAGCGAGATAGCGCCACGTGAGGGGCTGCGCCCACCCTACCCCACCCCCCGCCCTCCGAACGAGTTCGCTCCCACCCCCCTCCACCCTGTAATGTCTCCCCCGGAGGATTCGCCTAGTGGCCTAGGGCGCACGCTTGGAAAGCGTGTTGGGGGCAACCCCTCACGAGTTCGAATCTCGTATCCTCCGCCAGTGCCTCACCGGGCACGACGTCGTTGGCCCCCGCTGCTCGCAGCGGGGGCCAACGACGTTGAGGGTTGCAGTTTGGGTTGCAGTTGCCGCGATCAGACGGCGGGAGAGTCCTGGTCCGGGCGGGTTCAGGGCAGTCCGTTGATCTTGTCAGCGGTGTTCTTGAAGAGCAGGCGCGGTCGGCCAGCAGAGCCATATATTCGCTGAATGCGAGTCGCCGACGTCACCATGCCCACCGGCATCACCAGCCGCCCGCGAGACGAACGCGGGTACCCCGTGCCGGCGATCACTCCCTGGGAGGACGGAACCCCTCAGTTCGCTAGCACCAGCATGGGCCGGGTGTTTCTTTGCGTCGCCGAGCGTCGATGCACGGTCTGCGGCCGGGAGATGCAGCCTGGGCCGGTGTGGCGGGTCGTCGATGGGGACGAAGCGGAAATGATCGATGCCGTCCTCAGTCTCGGTAAGGAGTTCCTCAACAACGCCCCTACGGCTGAGGCTCCTGGCCACCGTACGTGCATGATCTACGCCACTATGGTGTGCCCTTTCCTGAGCAGCCCGGAAGGCCGCCGAGGCGAGGCTTCGAACATGTACGGAGCCGATCTCCCGAAGGGGGACGCCCGAGGTATCGGAGGCGCGGTCGTTGCCTACAACGACTACAAGTTCGAGCAGACCCCCGCCGGGCCTGGGGTCGTCTACGGTGCACCGATCGAGATCATCAACTACGACCGTGCCGAAGACCTGCAGGACGAGCTTACGGCGGCCCTAACTAACGACGAGACAGGTGCGGGGCGGAGCCCAGCTTGGCTAGGGGAAGACGAACAGCTCCTGGAGTCCGCCCTCCGTAAAGCCATGCTCACCCCAGAAGAGAAGCAGGTTCTGGCTGCGCGGAGGCGGGCAGCACAGACCAAGAAACGGCAGCAGAAGCAAGTGAAGGCATCCCGCAAGAAGAACCGGTAGCCGTCGCCGCTTACGCCAGCAGGCATCCTGCATCTCCGTCCTCACCCGTGTACGCTAACGGCCCCCACCGACAGGGCCGGTGATCAGGCAAGCAGTCCGGAAACGTCGCCTCCGATGTCCCCCTCAGCCGCTGATCGTCAGCTCTCGTTGTCCAAGTGGACTTGGATAAGTCGGTACCGTCGGACGCACGGGTGCCAGACGCCGAACGGATGTCCGTCCGGTGATGGGCGCCGGCAGCACGTCGTGGAACGACCCGGGGAAGTGGTGGCGGAATGCCGTCGTCGGAAGCCGCGCTCGGGCATGAGGGATTCACCTCGGCTCGGGCCCATCAGGTCATGGCGCGAGCATGCGCCGAGGCCGGCTTGGACCCGGACGGTGCCCGCCTGATCCGGCTCGGCGAGAACGCCCTGTTCCGCCTCGAACAGCACCGGTCACCACGTCGTGGTTCGGCCGAGCCAGCGAGGCGTTCGCCAACGAGCACGGGCGGCTCGAACTCCTCGACGGAGCGAACCTCGTGCATCTGTTCAAGGAGCATATGAACCTCGCCGTGATCCCGTGGCCCGTGCCACCGAAGCGACGCCCGAAGTAGACGTCGGCCCCGCCTAACGTCGTCTTCGACGGCTCCACTTCCACCCGGAGAGTTCATCGTCCACGCCGCCTGAGGACGCCGCGGGTCTCAGTCCTGGTCTCGTTCGGCCACGTCAGGGGCCGTCATCCACCCGCCCGGACACCCGTTCTGTCGCAGGTCAAGATGCCCCTGCTTCCTTGTAGTCGTCAGGACGGGGGCGTCAACCGCGGCAGTTCAGTCCTCGAAAGAGTCGCGTTCCCACGTCAATGAGGCGCCACGCGGAGTCGAGCGCTTCGTCTTCCGTCGTGGCGCGGGTGAAGGGAGGACGCAGGACAGGCAGGGGAATCTCGTTGAAGGCTCGACGGGGGTGCCATGCACCTTGCTTCCGCAGCCGATTCGAGCAGTCCGCAGACAGTCCGCTGGGCACCCGGTAGCCTCCGTTAGAACCCAACCTACGCCAACGCCACGTTGCCTGGTCAGAGCCATGGTCGGCGCCCCGCCGCATGTCAGGTTCCGCCTGGATACGTTCCGCTTCGACTCCTGGGCCAAGGCTGGGGTCTTCCAGAACCTGATGGACGCGTTGATCGCCGAGGCGGCCGCGCGGGGACAGGCCGACCTGGAACTGGTCAGCGTGGCCTCCACGATCGTGCGGCGCATCACGAATCGGCAGGTCTGGCCGTGGCTGCGGACAGGGCCTACTCCTCCAGGGCCAACCGGGCCTACTTACGCCGGCGCCACATCACCGCGGTGATCCCGGAGAAGATCGACCAGCAGGCCAACCGCAAGAAGAGGGCTCGGCCGGAGGACGGCCGGTCACCTACGATCTCGACCGCTACAAACAGCCCAACACCGTCGAAAGCTGCTTCCAGAGGATCAAGACCTGGCGCGGCTGGCCACCCGCTACGACAAGTCTCCGCAAAGCTACGAAGCCGGACTCCATCTCCGCGGCTCGATCATGCGGCTAAAGCTCCTCACCTCAACCACATGATCCGAACCTCAAACAGCCCTTAGGGGGCTCGGTCCCCCTCCCAACTGAGCTTGACCGTCAGGTGGCCGTCGAGGCTGGATTTCGCGATGACGGCGCCGACCTGTGTGCTCAGGTGTACCCCGAACTCCACCTCGATCTTGTCCGGTCGCACGGCGGCATCGCGGAATTGGCCGAGGATCGTGGACGAGGCGTCTCGCACACTACTCAGTGCGGACCCCAGTGAGGTTCCGGCGGACTGTATAAGATCCCCGGTTCGGGACACCGGACTGATCTCCGGGCCGTCCTGTGCGATCTCCACCAATACCTCTCCACCGTCGTCCAGGGACCAGCGGGCGAGTTCAACCATGTGACACTCCTCGTCTCCGTTCGATGGTTGCGATCTGTGTGACGCGTGGGTGCGCACTGCTCAGGGACACAGACGCCCTTTGTGCGCCCCCGATGGCACCAACTGCCGGATGTTGAATGTCTCGTTCACCTCCGTACCCAACAGTGCGCACACGTGGTCGACGCCGGGCGATTTGCTGGGTACGCCGGGGGCTGCTGGTGCCGACACCCGCTGGAGAGGGCTTAGACCGCCCGAAGACGTCGCTACGACTCCCAGGGACGAGCCGTCGACGAGCAGAACCGGACTGTCCGGGGTGTCGCCCAGCGGCATCAGCGAATTCCAGCTGTCCGGGTAGGCATAGCGGCTGATGCGTCTGCCCGTGACCAGCGACCGGATCGAACCGCGAGGTGTGCTGGCGGCAATGTCAGCGACGTTGGTTTGGGTGGCGGCGATGGAGGGATCAGGGACGGTCGAGAACCAGGCGGTGGTTCCGGTGGAGTTCAGGGCGAGCGTTCCGTCAACCTCGTCGGGATCGAGGCCGCTGACGTGTCCTGTCTCGGTCCCCGTCGCGATGTTCCAGGACCTCAGTTCCGCTGGGGCGCCATGTAGGCCTTTGATCACCGCGGCCGCGGTCCG comes from Streptomyces sp. NBC_00448 and encodes:
- a CDS encoding CU044_2847 family protein, with the translated sequence MVELARWSLDDGGEVLVEIAQDGPEISPVSRTGDLIQSAGTSLGSALSSVRDASSTILGQFRDAAVRPDKIEVEFGVHLSTQVGAVIAKSSLDGHLTVKLSWEGDRAP